In the Kribbella sp. NBC_00482 genome, one interval contains:
- a CDS encoding YkvA family protein, translated as MVYFGGLLGLIGLLTLLLRDGDVIGLPSVAVGIGLLVIGAGVGALGVVRRRAVRRRKIANGEPVPVGNVIERAQALPRLLREVRRGTYADLPKSRTFLWLLALVYLVSPIDILPDLMPVIGVTDDAGVVVWLLTSVSTAAGLYLRREREQLPHHEPPSGRRANP; from the coding sequence ATGGTGTACTTCGGTGGGTTGCTCGGGCTGATCGGGCTGCTGACGTTGCTGCTCCGCGACGGTGACGTCATCGGGCTGCCTTCGGTTGCGGTCGGGATCGGGCTGCTCGTCATCGGCGCCGGGGTCGGAGCGCTGGGTGTGGTGCGCCGGCGGGCGGTCCGGCGGCGGAAGATCGCCAACGGCGAGCCGGTGCCGGTTGGAAACGTGATCGAGCGCGCGCAGGCGCTGCCGCGGCTGCTCCGGGAGGTACGCCGGGGCACGTACGCCGACCTGCCGAAGAGCCGGACGTTCCTCTGGCTGCTGGCCCTCGTCTACCTGGTCTCGCCGATCGACATCCTCCCGGACCTGATGCCGGTCATTGGCGTCACCGACGATGCGGGAGTCGTGGTCTGGTTGCTCACGAGCGTGTCGACCGCGGCCGGTCTGTACCTGCGCCGCGAGCGCGAGCAGCTGCCGCATCACGAGCCCCCCAGCGGTCGTCGCGCCAACCCGTAG